The segment AGCGGCTCACGGCGACTTGAGCGCCAACGTTCCGGCGATCAATGATCCGCTGGTCCGTCGCCTGGGAGACGACTTCCAGCAGACGCTCGACTCGTGGAAGCAAGTGATTGTGAAGGTCTCCGGCACCGTCCGCGACGTCACCAACAGTTCGTCGACGCTGCAGGAAAGCTCGAGCCAATTGGCGGCCGGCATTCGCGATCAGGCGACCGCGTTCGCCGCGATCGAACAATCGCTGACGTCGCTGAGCCAATCGATTCAAGACATTCGCCAACGGAGCGAAGAAGTGGGACGTTCGGCCGGCGAAGCGTCGCAAGTCGCCAAGCAGGGCGAACTGGCGCTGCAAGAATCGGAACGCTCGATGCAGGACATTCAAAACAGCTCCAGCGCCATGGCGGCGGCGATCAGCGTGATTCAGGATCTGGCCGAGCAAACCAATCTGCTCGCGTTGAATGCGACGATCGAAGCGGCCCGCGCCGGCGAGGCCGGTAAGGGTTTCGCCGTGGTCGCCGGCGAAGTGAAGCAGCTGGCCCAGCGCAGCAACGAGAGCGCCGACGAAATCAACAAGCTGATCGTCGAGTCGCAGCGCCGCGTGAAAGACGGCGTGACCGCTGGCGAAAAGACCGGCGCCTACTTCCGCGAAATCTGCGAAGCGGTTCAAGCGTCGCAAGGAGAGATGAGCGAAATCATCTCGGTCACGCAAAGCCAATCGCAAGTCGCGCGACAGCTGGAAGCGGAACTGGAACGCCTGCGTCAGATCAGCAACCAAAACCAGTCGAGCGGCAATCAGCTGTCGAGCGAAGGAGACCAACTGGACTCGCTGGCCCAGATGCTCAACGAGTGCGTCGCGATCTTCAAGACCGGGGAGCAAGGTTCGCTAACGACGGCGCTCTAAGGAGATGACGTTTCGGGAAGGGGCGCTACGGGGTAGAGCCCTTTTTCTTTGAGGTAAGCGGTTACGTCGCCACTGTTCTCTTCCAGCTTCGTCAGTCTCTCCAGGAAGTCTTGGTTGACGCCGGGACCGGTTAGTTTGCATCTGCTGAACGAGAGGGAGGGGATTCGCGCGACGGACGCGAGCGAGCGATTGGTGATGGGACTATTGAAGACCCAAAGATTCGCCAGGCTCGGGTGTTGTTCCAACAAGGCGATTCCTTGGTCGCTGACTTGGGTGTGGTATAACTCCAATCTCGTTAGTTGGTCCATGGCGGCGATTTGCAGCATCATTTGATCATCGATTTCTTTACCGGATAACGTCAGCGACCTCAGCTGCGGAAGTTGAGCGATTTTCGCCATGGCGGCGGCGTCTGGGCCATCGCAGTCGAGACAAAGATAGGTCAGATTCTTGGCGTCTCCTAATGCGGAAAGCGACGCGCCATCGGTTGTGCAAGCGGTGATAGCGAGGGAGGTCAGGTGCGGAATTGCGGCGATTTCCTGCACCGCCAGGGGAGACAAATCGGTATGGCCGATCCGCAGCTTCGACAAACTGGGCCAGCGCTGCGACAAATCGCTTCCAACGCCGCCGAAACTTGCCAGTGGCGGCGATGCGCTAATGTCGAGCATTTCAAGCGTGTGGCGCCTGCCCCAATGCTCCAGCGTCGTCGCGTCAACCGCTGGACTGTCGACAGGTTGACCATTCACAGAACGGAGGCGATGTCCCCAAACGGTCAGTTCGGTGAGATTGGGCGATCGCTCCAGGTAATTTAGTCCGGCGACATCGAAGTCAGAGAAAGTGACCCTCAGCTCGCGAAGCGATTTCAATTTGGAGATGCCCTGCAGTGCATCGGCCGTAACGTCCATGCAGGCAATATCAAGTTTTTCCATCTGCGGCCAACTATCGAGCGCTACTTCGAGTTGGGGAAAAACGGGGGTGACGTTCTTTTTTACCTCGCGATCAAAAAGTAGTTGGTTGAACTGGGCGTCGTGGTGGAACCTAAATCGTTTCAGGTGCGGCCAAGCGTTGATTTGTCGCAAGTCGTTTGAGGTTAGTTGACAACTTTCCAGTTCCAATGATTCCAGCATGTGCAGGTTTTCAAACGTGGAGCCGGTTTGCGGGCCTTGGTAGTCGTAGAGCGTCAGTTCCTCCAGCTTGAGCAGTTCTCCCGCCGCTTGCCAGTCTTCGAGATTGAACTTACTTGGCGTTCCAGGAGATCTGATGAGCAGTCGCGTGGAAGGAAGATAAAGACGTCCGCGTCCGAGTTCGCTGAAATTGGGTGGGAACAAATTCCAGCGACCGTCGTCACGACTCCAAGTTGTCGAGAATCTGGAACGCAAATGCTCGGCCGCCGCTTGGTCTTTGTCATGCCGCATCTTCTCGGCGCCGATCCACGCGAAGAGGACCGCCAAGATCGGCGTCGCGATCAAGAGAGTGCGCAGCGAGAAACGCAGCCGCCGGCGGGGCGGCGGAGTGGTCATTGTCGGGAGTGGCGATTCTTCGCTTTTCATAGTTCCTTTATCGTTAGTTGCGCTGCGAGGTTCGCCTTGGTGGGCTAAGGCTTAGGGGGTGACGCGGGGAAGATCCCTTTCTGTTCCAACAGCGCCGTGACGTCTTTCCCTTCATAAGCCGCTTGCCGGACTTCGTCCAGCAAGTTGGGATCAATTCGTGTCGAGTCAAACGCGCAGAGCGGCAGAATCAGCGTTTTAATTCTTACGAGCGACGCCAAAGCGGAGTTCGTTACCTGTCCGCCGTGAATCTGGATGGTCAGAAGTTGAGGATGGGTTTCTAGAAGGGCGATTCCTTCATCGCTGACCAGCGTGTCATCGAGTGATAAAAACTGAAGATCATTCAGTTTTGCGATTCGCTTCATCGTTTGATCCGTGACCGTTTCGCCTTGAAAGAAAAGCGCTTCGAGCTGCGGAAGCGACGCCAGACCTTCGACAAGCAGCTCGTTGTCCCCGGGATCGCTGAGACGGACTTCGACAAGATTACGCGCCCCCTGAAACGCTTTCATCGCGTCCGGATCGATAGTGCAGGCTTTGACATAGAGACTTTGAAGACGCGGGATCGCCGCGATCTCTTCAACAGCTTGTTTCGACAAATGGACGTGGTCTAGCTGGAGGTCGTAAAGGCTTGGCCAGCGATTTGGCGCGTTGTCGCCCCCAAAATTGCGGAGCTGTGCGTGATGGAAGGCGAGCGTCTCCAGTTTTTCCAGGCGACCAAGATGGTTGAGCGTCACTTCATCCATGACTCCGTGGCTTGCCGGCTCGTTCTTCGGGAGTGAGTCGGGACGCCAAATCAGCGACAAGTGTTGCAGTTCCGTCAGGTCCTTCAATTGACGCAATCCATGAGGCGGAACTACGCAGTTGACTAGCCTGAGATCTTGCAGTTGAGTTGAAGCGGCGATGGCTTCCATCGCCAACACCGGAAGTTGCTGATTCGACAAGTGCAGAAACTCCAGCTCCGGCCACGGCTCCGGGCCGATATCGAGCAGTGGAGGCTGGAAGTTAATCGGCGTCGGAGCGTTTTTGCGATTCTGCGGGCCAGTGAAATCGTCCGACGGTGAGATTCTTAGCCTCCGTAAGTGTCGCAGCTGTTGGATTTGCCGCAGATCGTTGGAAGTCGGCTCGCCGTACCATAAGACAAGACTCTGGATTGAAGTAAGTCGAGAAAACGTTTCTCCTGTCGTCGGGCCACGGTAACTATAGATCGTGACCTGTTTTGGCGCTGCGAATTGACCAATCGCGATCCAGTCATCCTCATCGGCTTGGAGATGTGCGAATTCAATGCTGGTATAGGGATGATAAAGCCGACCTCGCAGCAGTTGGTCCATTTGCAGCGGCGAAAATGTCCAGGTTCCCTCGTCGGGAGTCGCCAAAAAGAACGAGTGTCGCGAACCGATCTTCTCGGCAGCCGCTTGGTCCTGATCATGCCGCAGCTTCTCGCCGCCGATCCACGCGAAGAACAAGGCGAACAACGGCGTGATGATCACCAGCGTGCGCAGCGAGAATCGCAATCGCCAACGGCGCGGCGGAGTTGCGGTTGTCGGGAGTGGCGATTCTTCGCTTTCCATGGCGTGCATCTTCCTCGATAGCGGGGGGGAACGCAAAGGAAATCAGCCTGTAAAAAGTCTGGCAGCTTCCTCCCAAAAAAAGCTTTGCACTGGCGCTCCGCTCGGTGATACCATGAGACATCACCCGCCCCGCCTAGCTTCCTTCCTTTCCTTCCTTCCGCGAATGACGGCACGATCTATGGTTCGACTCTTGTCGCTGGCGTTTGTCGCCGGGCTTTGTTTCTGTTTTTCCAAGACCGCGCAGTGCGAAGAAAAACGGCCGCCCAATATTGTTCTCTTCTTTGTCGATAACCTGGGGACCGGCGACATCGGTTGTTATGGATCCGATCTGCATCGGACGCCGCATATCGATCGGTTAGCGGCGGAAGGGTTGAAGCTGACCAGCTTTTATGTCGCCAGCGGCGTCTGCACGCCGAGTCGCGCGGCGCTGATGACCGGGTGTTATCCGCTGCGGGTCGACATGCATGTGAGCGGGGAAGGGGGCGTTGTGCTGCGGCCGCTTGATACGAAGGGGCTGAACCCGACCGAAACGACGATGGCCGAGACGCTCAAGTCGGCCGGCTATGCGACCGGGATCTTCGGCAAATGGCACCTGGGAGATCAGCCGCAGTTTCTGCCGACGCGGCAAGGGTTCGACACCTTCTTTGGCATTCCCTACAGCGACGACATGGTCAAAGAGTTGAAGCCGGACATCTGGCCCGAGCTGCCGCTGATGCGGGATGAGACGGTGATCGAAGCGCCGGTCGATCGCGACTATCTGGTCCGCCGCTGCACGGAGGAAACGATCGCGTTCATCGAGAAGAACAAGGATCGCCCTTTCTTCGCCTATGTGCCGCACACGATGCCTGGTTCGACGAATCATCCGTTCGCCAGTCCGGCGTTTCAGGGGAAGTCGAAAAACGGCAAGTATGGCGACAGCGTCGAAGAGCTTGACTGGA is part of the Blastopirellula sediminis genome and harbors:
- a CDS encoding sulfatase family protein, with product MVRLLSLAFVAGLCFCFSKTAQCEEKRPPNIVLFFVDNLGTGDIGCYGSDLHRTPHIDRLAAEGLKLTSFYVASGVCTPSRAALMTGCYPLRVDMHVSGEGGVVLRPLDTKGLNPTETTMAETLKSAGYATGIFGKWHLGDQPQFLPTRQGFDTFFGIPYSDDMVKELKPDIWPELPLMRDETVIEAPVDRDYLVRRCTEETIAFIEKNKDRPFFAYVPHTMPGSTNHPFASPAFQGKSKNGKYGDSVEELDWSTGQVMDALKRLGIDDNTLVIWTSDNGAPRRNPRQGSNAPYQGDGYNTSEGAMRMPCVMRWPAKIAAGRTSDALCSTMDLLPTFAKLTGAKAPQNEIDGHDIASILFADSGDASPWDQDGFAFYQMDQLQAVRAGQWKLYLPLGPQEAKRFPPAANKQGSPALYDVRHDLHEDHEASAEHPEVVAQLTKLAEQIRQEVSEERRPAGKEESPQGLFMQ
- a CDS encoding methyl-accepting chemotaxis protein, giving the protein MHLNLPELDQDERNEFARRQRELDGRVNKLFAVLLLVQCVISVALAFWLTPLTWSGAESNVHAHVWGSILLGGLLGVFPAYLGWFHSQHTATRYVISAAQVGFSGLLIHIAGGRSEMHFHVFASLAFLTLYRDPWTIVLATVVVAVDHLGRAIFWPQSIFGVSDPAVMRALEHAMWVIIEDAVLLVGIAQARREAAEAVKQHISVDRSHETLRSAIDDLRPVLDKAAHGDLSANVPAINDPLVRRLGDDFQQTLDSWKQVIVKVSGTVRDVTNSSSTLQESSSQLAAGIRDQATAFAAIEQSLTSLSQSIQDIRQRSEEVGRSAGEASQVAKQGELALQESERSMQDIQNSSSAMAAAISVIQDLAEQTNLLALNATIEAARAGEAGKGFAVVAGEVKQLAQRSNESADEINKLIVESQRRVKDGVTAGEKTGAYFREICEAVQASQGEMSEIISVTQSQSQVARQLEAELERLRQISNQNQSSGNQLSSEGDQLDSLAQMLNECVAIFKTGEQGSLTTAL